DNA from Brassica napus cultivar Da-Ae chromosome C4, Da-Ae, whole genome shotgun sequence:
TCTAAGGTGCTCATCTCGTTGCTGAAGTCTCAAACACAGGATGTTGCCTTGAAAGGTGTTCTTCACGATATCAGTATCATGGCGCAAAATTTTCAATCGATCTCTTTTCATTTCATTCCGCGTTTAGCAAATGTTGTAGCTGACTCTCTTGCGAAATTAGCTTTGTACTCTCCTCAATCTTCTGTAACTGCAACAATTTAGCTTTCATGGGCCTCTTAATCTAAGTTAtgcttttgatcaaaaaaaaaaagggtcacCATAAGTTAGTCGCATCAGATTTCTCTTAGTTTGTCTTTATAACCATGAATTTATtccttacatttttttttattctagagTGCCTgcatattatttcatttttttttgtggcaACGCCTGCATATTATTTCAATTACTATGAATATTTGGGAGTCTATATATAAACACTCTcgcataaaatattttaggtgtATCTAGAGTTGTATATGAGCATTCAATATTTACATGAAACATCATAGTCATGATGATGTGGGTTTCAAATAATTTGTtggatttgttttcttttccattatattttaatattataatgaaTGACATTTTTTTGCTCAGACGAATGCTAGTATCATATTAACGATGGAGAGAGTTTACAATAAGTATAATTTAGAGTCTGTTCTAcaatgataagaaaaaaaaaaacaaggtagAGCAAAGAGCTTCTAAAACTAAGAGGTTAGATAATCCAATTCGACAAGAGGGAGAGAAATttcttcttatttctttttttttgtcaacgaaaTTTCTTCTTATTTCTCCTCGCTAAGATTGTGTTTTTCACTTCCCGGTAAATAATCTTTGAGATCACCGAAAAAGCGATGGAGCAATCATATTTTAAGGGCATAAAGTAAATCTCTTAAAGGTCTTCTTGGGACACAGTTTGCTTTAGTTCGATAAGCTCACTGTTACTTTAACCCTGTTTACATTTCAGATTCTCAAACAATGtgcatgttaaaaaaaaaagcaatcatATTTTAACTATGATTGTTGACAGTCCaagtaatatatatagttgAACGTGTCATAAAGAAgaaattgaataaatattttgtaactgtatatttttcagaaaagctttttcgtataatttttagaaaaacttTGGCTAACAAGTATATAACCATATTAAATTGTTgaatatattgtattaataatataaaataaacgtACACACCGACATGTTTATATAttgtaaattattaaatatgttaaaattcAGAAATTAGACGTGGGATAGTTAATAGGCAAACCCAAAAATTTCTTTAACTCAAATTCTAATAGATGAGATTTTTGTTGATTTATGATTTAAGTTAATTCAAAACCGTAACTCAATAATAATCAATTATAACTCAAACACaacttcaattttttaaaaccaatacatgatttgtaacatttttgatttatatgtttaaCTCAAACTAAATCAAATGTAATACATGTTAAtcagacgttaaaaaaaaaaatcaaatgtaatACATGTTACCAATCAAAGCTTATATATCTTAGTGAATTGCTTTATCTTTGAAGTATGTTTTAGCAAATACCatacattttataaatcttTGATTTGATACAGTATCATTTCTTTGCTTAGAAGAACTAATATAAGGTTTTCTGCTTCGCTCTACGATTTTGCATGCAACTTCTAACACCTTGtaaccaaaaatattaaaaatatgatgTGTTCACGTGAATTTGTCATATTTCGTAACTTGTGCCTCGTGACTCTTCTCATGCATGGtttacaatttatatatttttaaaataaatgtttaaatgaatttGCATCCAAAAAAGTTAGTATGTCTCAGTGACTAGATTTTAATGAATGAGAAACTAGGTATGGTTATGACTCTGTTTGCGGACTTTCAGTCTTACCAGAACCGAACCAGTCATAGTTTCAGTCTTACCAGAACCAGAGGCCCAGAACAAGCATAGGTTTTAGATGTCTTTTGGAATATCTTAGAATTAAAATTTCGCTTAGTCCAAGGAGTAGTTGAGTACTTGTAACACCCGAACATCGACTGTTGTATCGGGATTGGGGGCAGAACGTGACAAGTAACTGTAGATTGGCACACAAAACTACATGGTCGAGCTAGttcaaattatgaaaaaaaaagcaaaatataaaatcaaattccAGTTTGTTAGAATCTATCACTATTTTCCCATATTTGAAATCGCACAAGCCTAAACAAGTATGCTCTTTCAGTATGTGGTAGATTCGAATCTTCTACACTATTAAATGTAgcaaaataaatagtaaattttttgataatttgcTTTACCTGATCACTGTATAAACACTATTCTAACGTTAGTGGTGGTGTCTGTGCCTTAGAATAATATAAATCCATTTATTAACATAGAAACAAAGTGCATTTCTAATGAGAAGCTCAAATAAGTTTCGTGAAATTTCGTAGTTTATCAAAGGAGAACTCTTACAAAAGCTCTTAATTGAACAAAGGACTATGCAACGatattgattatatattcatatataatctAGAGATCAGGCTACAATAATAACTTGCAATATTATATAGAGCTGCAAGACATGGGATTGATTCAAGTAGTTGTTTTGGGGGTCTTTCTTAAAGGCTAACAATAACAAAATCATACATGCGAAATAGAACAATAACACACGAAATTGCAAATAGCTAGAAATACAATGATCAGGTAAAGCAAGCGGAACAATTAACTAAACAACAAAACGAATACTAAGTGATTAATTAAGACACTAAAGGGGTTTAATCAAAGATAAAAAGCATTAAGGCCTTAGGGACTTTATCACAGAGATTAACAAAACAACTCACTTAGAATAGAGCATAATTCAATTCGCactctatgtaatatttctcataaatgtaatgtcataataaatccgtgttatataaaaaaaaaaattcaattcgCACCTTCTAATAAAAAGTTTTCCTTTAGTTCTTACCGTTAGAGTTCAAAGTTAACCACGTTCAGATTTAAGATATTTCAAATTAGGAAAAGGCAGAGAAGCGCTTGTCTCCGAAAGGCTCGGACCAATCAGTCTATATATCACCATACCGATGGGTCACGTGAATGGATAAATCCTTAATGAATCCCATGATTGGTCTCTTTGATTCGTTActtgttaataattttaattaaaaatagagcAAATCTCCAAATTAAcatttttctaagtttatgtcacaaaaatagccctcaaaaactaaaatgaccaaaatagtattttattttttgaaaaatttaaattttttttatttttcaaaatttgaaatcttatcccaaaaccccCACTCCccgactctaaaccctaaaactaaactctaaaccctaaactctaaaccctaaaccgtaaatcctaaactctaaaccctaaactctaaaccccacccctaaactctaaaccctaaaccctaaaccctaaactctaaaccctaaaccctaaaccctaagctctaaaccctaaaccctaaatcctaaatcctaaaccccaccccttaactctaaaccttaatgtctaaattaatttaccattggagtataagtgtatatttatctcttttgataaaacattaagtgctattttagtcatttttattcttagagactatatttgtgacaaaaacttttttagtgttatcctagtcattttctcttaaaaataatcGTTTTGCCTATTATTTAATTATCTCGCTTCGCATGCATGTTCTTTGTTTAATCTACttctagtagtagtttaaaaccataGCTACCATTTTATATCGCTCTAGCTTATTTCACAGTCTTGCAAATCCACCGTAGCCAAGGTCTTCTTAGTGGTTTGATATCCAATGTATTGCTGTAACACATTACCTGCAGCTGCGCGTTTTCGAGCTAGTAAATCGAGTTTTAAACTTAATCACATCTTTTGTAAGAAAAACTAGAGAAATACTAATAGAATATCCTATACATACTGTGTAGTCTAGATAACCAGTTGAGTTTTACATCAGATTAGTACTGAATGAACACTTTTAGACATACATGTTAAAAGCTACGAGTCATGATGAATATctcaaaaacttgattttcagattttttatagAATCATATAAACTAACTAATGTTTCTGGTTGTTGATAATAATATATGCAAAATTTCCCTTCCTATTTGGTACAAATATAAAACCATGAAAACGTATTAattatatagaagaaaaaatcacATCACATGCATAAGATCGtggaaatattaaaaaaatttcgtgtgttaaaataaaaatattagttcaATTGTTTGATTGTGCTCTGCTGTTGAAAGATTTGCTGATCTATTTTGTTGTCAGCGATTCCCCCAGATTTGTTCAAACCACCTGTTCATATGCCAAAAGGCCCAAGACAATTATTGTTTTCAAAAAGTCACGTTTTTATTAAacccatatatataaattaattatatagcTCATTCATCGTCCTCcattgtttaatattttctctAGTACTTTCTATAGATAATTTGATTAATGTACTTTCTCGTTTCACATAGGTGAACTTTTCagattttggtttgtgtttaTCCAGGTTTCTCGGTTATGATTTGAGTGGCTTTGGTTCAGcttttttttgggtttgataTCGCTTTTTTGGTTTAGAAAATCAAAACCGGTGAGAAATAAAATGTGATTTCTTCGGTTTAGATTTTGTCCCATTTTCGTGTAGTTTATTGGGGGTGGGTGCATCCAGTATGAAATTTAGAATACTTTATATAAAGTAACAAATGATATGAtattcaaacatgaattttttaaaaataaataaattcaaggtTATTCAGAATTTACTTTCAAATTTGCTATTATTAGAAATGTTTGAAGTAGTAgattttatgaatatttataaGATTTGTTGTAATTTTAAGGTGGTGaaatcttttaattaaaaatataaattatatgattttagataAGACTATAGTGTATTTTACTTAATTTACCTAAACCACACCAAATTATGTGATTTTAGATAAATATTGAGTTAAATTTGGTGTGATTTAGGCATTTAGCTGAGTGCAACTAAAGTAACTTCAATCAAAACTCggtttgttttattgtttggtGCAATCTGGTTTAATGTGGTCGAACCAAACCAATTAAGAATGATatacacaaacttttaaatTCAATAGTTgactttatttttcattataagaCTACATAAGCTCATTTGGATCGATGCAGAGAAAGATGGAGATAGCAAACACAAAATGGGTGGCTACAGCGGCGAGCATATGGATACAGAGCTTCAGCGGAGCAAGCTACACCTTTGGAATCTATTCTTCTCTTCTCAAATCATCTCAATCTTACGACCAATCTACCCTTGACACTGTCTCCGTCTGCAAAGACATCGGTGCGAACGTAGGCATCCTCTCCGGTCTTTTCTACACAGCCGTTGCAAGCGGAAGAAGCGGTAACGGTCGCTTCTTTAACGGTCCATGGGTGGTTATATTCGTTGGGCTGCTCCAATGGTTCGTGGGGTATGGTTTCATATGGATGGCTACATCTGGTGTGATCGAACGGCCTCCTGTGGCTGTGATGTGTTTCTTCATGTTCTTGGCCGGTCATTGTCAGCCGTTCTTTAATACGGCGATTGTGGTCACCGCAGTACGTAACTTCTCCGACTATGGTGGAACCGCCGTTGGTATTATGAAGGTGACAATTATCTACTTTTACGACTAGATGAATAAAATAGTTTCAAGTGGTTTACTATAATTAAGACATGATATTGAACAAGtatgttaattttattatatataaaataaaaccatagAACTTTTCGTTCCCTTCTAAATATTAACATTACTAGCTGGAGAAAGGAACTACTGAACtagtagatatattatattgaaATGGTGATATTTCCACGACTGTTCTATTTTCATATGTATTTACATAAATTAGCAAATGAAAATCGGTACTTTGcgttaattaaaacaaaaagagaagctAATAAAACGGGATTTGACCAGTTGATTATTAATACTtcaattagaaaataaattaaactatgatgaGAACAAAAATCTTGATAAGTTATTGTATCCCTTAAGCAAAATGAATCAACTAATAATGTGATATATTGTCTAATTACAATTTATAGGGTTATATCGGGCTAAGTGGAGCAGTTCTTGTTCAAATGTACCACATCTTCTGTAAAGGTGACCCAACGAATTACCTTCTTCTCTTGGCCGTAGTACCATCACTTCTCATCTTGACGACGATGCCCTTCGTTAGAACGTACGACACAGTCATCGCTAACGACAAGAAACACTTGAACGGTCTCTCCACCATCTCCTTGATCATCGTCACATATCTTATGATCGTAATATTGGTTGAAAATATTGTCGGAATGTCAATGACCATGAAGATATGCTCCTTCACTCTTTTAGTTCTCTTGCTCGCATCTCCTCTCTTGGTCGCAGTTAGAGCACATCGCGAAGAGAAAGATAGATTCATGTCTTTGGATTTTCCGGTTACGGAGAAAACAACTTTGCTTGACGCTCCTAAGCTCAACCCTTCTCCCGGTATATAAAGTTTAGCTGTTTTGGTCCCTTGATTATAATTATCAAAGTGAAATTCtctaacatatttttattaaccGACAGATAACGTTGTCATGTCCAATGACATGGACGTCCTCCAAGCAATACGCACAACCAACTTCTGGCTTCTATTCACGGCGATGTTATGCGGAATGGGTTCAGGGCTCGCGACTGTAAACAACATCAGACAAGTGGGCGAGTCACTTCGCTACTCTACGGTTCAACTCAATTCTCTAGTGTCTCTTTGGAGTATATGGAACTTCCTAGGCCGGTTTGGGTCAGGTTACATATCAGACGCTTATCTACATAGTCATGGCTGGCCAAGACCGGTTTTCATGGCCATAACTCTAGCCCTCATGGCCATAGGTCATGCTGTCATGGCCTCCGGTTTACTAGGAAGCCTATATATAGGTTCCTTAATTGTTGGTTTAGCGTACGGCTCGCAATGGGCACTCATGCCAACTATAACGTCTGAAATATTCGGGATTAGACATATGGGAACTATATTCTATACAATTTCGATAGCTAGTCCGGTTGGCTCGTATTTTTTCTCAGTGAAGGTAATAGGCTACTTGTACGACCAGGTAGCTTCTGTGGATGATCATTCTTGTTATGGGAATCATTGTTTTAGTACTTCGTTTGTGATAATGGCTGCCATGGCAATGCTTGGATCTCTTGTTGCGTTTGTGTTGTTCCTTCGTACAAAGAAGTTTTATGCAACTCTTGTGGCCAAGAGGATTTTGAAGTAATTCTTGAAGCTAGGGTCTGAATTGTGTGGctctctatttttttgtttgttttttttgttgacatTTTCCCTAACATTTTgaagatcatatatatatatattgtttgtaTAATATAGAAAGTGCGTGTTATGGATTGTTGAAAGGATGGATTAAATTATTATCAAAAGGTTAATAATAATTAGAAGAGTCAAATATTATCAACTTTCAAATCTGGACCCAGTAAAATAATAGTCATATGCTGCTCATGAATTAAAGTAAAGGCATTATCAAAGTTGCGAATTCTGGTTCACACAgaataaaaacacatttaaaccCACACGATCAGATGTCAATCCATATTAAACGAAAGATTTATTGAAAAGATATTAAATCATTCACTTATAACAGCTAAATCCATATAAGTAAATACGAATATACCGTTAAATACAATTCTAAAATATGTAACAAATatgttgttcaaaaaataaataaataaataaatgtaacaaATATAACTTTTCTTTACCCAATGGTCCCAATCCATTCTTTTACTGAAATCtcattattgttttattttaattttggtaaAAGGTTACAAAATCATCGATGATGTTAGAGCATCTCCGATGGTAGTATTAGAAAGAGTTCTTAccatttaaagaaaaagaaatgaaattaGAAAATAGAATGTGTAAAAGTTCTTAGTTATGAAAATTAAGAGATACTAAAAGAACACATATCATTTAAATAGATGATTAActaatgtaaaaaaataaaacataaataaataattttaatactaatattttttatgttttagaaaTCGTCATGATTTTTAACTATTGGAGGTACTcttacaacttatatattttcattttcagttTACTCTGCTTACCTCATTTTACACAAAAATCCTGCATAATTACCTcagttttcaaatataaaatgtttaagcaatatttgatatttaaaatataaaatatattcatatttttaaatgtaatttacTTTTTTGAAAGTTGTGGAACCAGTTGGTTGAGttgttttacatttatattttctcTTTCAATTATacattttagattaaaaaaaaacttcaataattTTTGTGCTTTTGGCTAAAACATCTTTTATTTGGGTAGTTTGTTGTGTCTTTAGACGATCCAGACGTTTGGATTTATTTCAGTTTACGTAAATCGGCAGTAACAAGCTACATTAACAGCCCTTTCAACTAAGaattattcttgggttcacctccAGGCTGAatctctaggttcaccaaccaataagattgttatttcatattcgatatcttttaaaaaaggaaacaaaaaactgtcaatttatattattttttaaaattaaaaggtaaagagaaataaataaaaaatagtagtaattacaaaaaaaaatatttttaacgtcatcaacaaaacattaaaccctaaatcctaaaccctaaaccctaaacccttggtaaactctaaactcttggtaaactctaaactctaagataaatcttaaactctaagataaatcttaaactttaaatcaaaatcactaaacattaaaacactcaagggtttagggtttaggatttagggtttagaattttagggtttagtgtttttatttagattttaggatttacccaagggtttaaagtttacccaatggtttagggtttacccaagggtttaggtttacccaagagtttaggatttagggtttaggatttagggtttaggaattaggatttagggtttagtgttttgctgacgacgttaaaaagatttttttaatttttttttttgtagctgctatttttttttcatttttttattttaaaaacataatataacttgataatattttgtttctttttttaaaaaatattgaatttgaaataatgaactgctggtgaacctctaggttagGTTCACCGTAGGAAGAATAACTCTTCAACTAATTGTGAgtcactatattttttttgttaaattattcAAACATTTGAATTTATTATATGCAAATTAATCGCGTGTTTGCGTGCTTGTTATATAATATGCAGGGCTGAAAAGAATACAACTCATCGGCGTTGTCTACTAAACGTGTTTAGAGCCAGCAGCTCAACACTAATTAATACCGTTTAGATCTTGCAAGAgcagcataaaaaaaaaaaaaaaggcattaaatcttttaatcaattttttttttaaacttagcGACGATGTCCAAAGAAACATCGAAGACTTCTTCTCTTCATTCATCTTTCAACTTCTTACATCACCAGAGCTCGGATTTGGCCGAGAGATATGGAGAGAGTAAACACGAAGTGGGTCGCAGCAGCAGCTAGCATATGGATTCAAAGCTTCAGCGGAGCGACATACACCTTCGCTATCTACTCTTCTATCCTCAAGTCATCTCAATCTTATGACCAATCTACCCTCGACTTCGTCTCCGTCTTCAAAGACATCGGTGGTACTCTAGGCATCTTCTCTGGTCTCCTCTACACGGCCATGGCTTCCACGCCGCACGGTCGTGGTCGTGGGCCGTGGGTCGTCGTTTTCGTTGGGTTGGTTCAGTGGTTTCTTGGGTTCTTTTTCATGTGGGCTTCGGTTGTTGGGCTCATACCCAAGCCGCCGGTGGCGGTTATGTGCTTGTTCGTGTTCTTGGCTGGTCACTCGCTGCCGTTTTTTAATACGGCTAGTGTTGTCACCGCCGCTCGTAACTTCTCTGATTACGGTGGGACTGCTGTCGGAATTATGCAGGTAAGAACAAGAGGAATCACTTAACTATACTCCGCATTCAGACATGATCTGTCTTGTGTGTACACTTGCTTTTGTGTTGTTTACATGACAaaagtttacatttttaatacaaTAACTTCccaaattttcataaaattttgatcattTGTGTTTACAATTAGCAAAAGGTTTTTGCTTAAGATGTTTTAAGTTGTGGTTCTAATTAGACTGAATGTAGCTTTCTTCTTTGGTGTGATCACTCTGTTTCGCATCCTATATGGTGAGATTACTCTGTTTCTCACACTATATAGTGTGATTACTTTGTTTCGCATGTTATATGGTGTGATTACTCTGTTTTTCATCCTTTATGTTGTGTGTGATTACTCTGTTTCTCATACTATATAGTGTGATTACTCTGTTTCGCATGCTATATGGTGTGATTACTCTGTTTTTTATCCTTTATGGAGTGATTACTCTGTTTTACATCCTATATGGTGTGTGTGATTACTTTGTTTCACAACTTATATGGTGTGATTACTCTGTTTTTCATCTTATATGGTGGGATCACTCTGTTTTTCATCTTATGTGGTGTGATTACTCTGTTTTCAATCGAGTCTTTTGCTGTATACTCTCAGTTTGATGTATAATCATTACTTATTTACATGTCAATAAACTAACTCATCCCCCTCTAAATGTGAATATATCTTTGGCTTCAGGGGTTTCTAGGTCTAAGTGGAGCTATTCTGATACAGCTGTACCATACGGTCTCCGGTGAAGGTAACCCTGCTACTTTCATTCTTCTCCTGGCTATAGTACCAACCCTTGTCATCTTCTTGACTATGCCTTTCGTAAGAGTCTATGAAACGGTCAGGACTAGTGACAAGAAACACTTGGATGGTCTCTCTGTCATCTCTTTGATCATCGCCGCCTATCTTATGTTCGTTATAACGGTCCAAAACGTTCTCGGTTTATCACGGTCCATGCAGATTATCTCCTTCGTCCTTGTGCTTTTACTGCTCGCCTCTCCTCTCTTGGTTGCTGTAAGAGCCCTCCGTGAAGAAAAGCAGATGGCCATGGATCATCCTGTTCTTGACACTTCCGTCTTCCTCATCTCTCCTAGCTCAAACATTTTCCCCGGTAATAATTATTCTTACACATGGTGTAACATGATCATGCATCTCTAGTCAGGACCGGTCATGAGCATATGCTgatgaaatattaaattatggccccaaaaatttagaaaaaatttacatatatataaattttcaaatttgtaaaaaaaggttatataaattttgattaaatcGTCTATAGCCTCGAAAATCTCAGGACACACTGACTATGGACTATAAATTTTGTGCAGATGGAGATCATGTGGTTAGAGAAGACTCAAACATATTAGAAGCAATGAGCACAGTGAACTTCTGGCTACTCTTCTTGGCAATGCTATGTGGGATGGGATCCGGATTCGCGACAATAAACAACATTAGACAGATAGGCGAGTCTCTACGCTACTCTACGGTTCAGCTCAACTCTCTGGTCTCTCTCTGGAGCATTTGGAACTTCCTAGGCCGGTTCGGAGCCGGTTACATCTCAGACACGTTCTTACACAAACACAGCTGGCCAAGACCGGTTTTCATGGCGATAACTCTAGGCGTCATGGCTGTAGGACACGTTGTTGTTGCCTCTGGGTTACAAGGCAGCCTATATATTGGTTCGGTTTTGATCGGTACGGCTTATGGTTCGCAGTGGTCGCTCATGCCGACAATCACGTCAGAGATATTTGGGATCAGGCATATGGGAACTATTTACTTCACGATTTCGATTGCTGGTCCTGTCGGATCGTATCTTCTGTCGGTGAAGGTGATTGGTTACTTCTACGACAAGGTAGCTTCTGAGGTTGATAATTGTTGCTTTGGAAGTCAATGTTTTAGGACGTCGTTTGTGATCATGGCGTCTGTGGCTCTCTTTGGCTCTTTGGTTGCTTGTGTTTTGTTCTTCCGcacaaataagttttataaaaggCTTGTAGCCAAGAGGAGCTTGAAGTAGTTTGCAAATTGCAAATGTGGTTTGTATTTGTGGTTTGGAGTTTGAacagaaaacataaatattactATTGGTAAATTCAAAGGGATACAACCAACTGTACCAATAAATACAGTGGTTATTTGTCATTgacaattttgtaaaaaaaaaaatta
Protein-coding regions in this window:
- the LOC106432757 gene encoding uncharacterized protein LOC106432757, producing the protein MQRKMEIANTKWVATAASIWIQSFSGASYTFGIYSSLLKSSQSYDQSTLDTVSVCKDIGANVGILSGLFYTAVASGRSGNGRFFNGPWVVIFVGLLQWFVGYGFIWMATSGVIERPPVAVMCFFMFLAGHCQPFFNTAIVVTAVRNFSDYGGTAVGIMKGYIGLSGAVLVQMYHIFCKGDPTNYLLLLAVVPSLLILTTMPFVRTYDTVIANDKKHLNGLSTISLIIVTYLMIVILVENIVGMSMTMKICSFTLLVLLLASPLLVAVRAHREEKDRFMSLDFPVTEKTTLLDAPKLNPSPDNVVMSNDMDVLQAIRTTNFWLLFTAMLCGMGSGLATVNNIRQVGESLRYSTVQLNSLVSLWSIWNFLGRFGSGYISDAYLHSHGWPRPVFMAITLALMAIGHAVMASGLLGSLYIGSLIVGLAYGSQWALMPTITSEIFGIRHMGTIFYTISIASPVGSYFFSVKVIGYLYDQVASVDDHSCYGNHCFSTSFVIMAAMAMLGSLVAFVLFLRTKKFYATLVAKRILK
- the LOC106422920 gene encoding protein NUCLEAR FUSION DEFECTIVE 4 — translated: MERVNTKWVAAAASIWIQSFSGATYTFAIYSSILKSSQSYDQSTLDFVSVFKDIGGTLGIFSGLLYTAMASTPHGRGRGPWVVVFVGLVQWFLGFFFMWASVVGLIPKPPVAVMCLFVFLAGHSLPFFNTASVVTAARNFSDYGGTAVGIMQGFLGLSGAILIQLYHTVSGEGNPATFILLLAIVPTLVIFLTMPFVRVYETVRTSDKKHLDGLSVISLIIAAYLMFVITVQNVLGLSRSMQIISFVLVLLLLASPLLVAVRALREEKQMAMDHPVLDTSVFLISPSSNIFPDGDHVVREDSNILEAMSTVNFWLLFLAMLCGMGSGFATINNIRQIGESLRYSTVQLNSLVSLWSIWNFLGRFGAGYISDTFLHKHSWPRPVFMAITLGVMAVGHVVVASGLQGSLYIGSVLIGTAYGSQWSLMPTITSEIFGIRHMGTIYFTISIAGPVGSYLLSVKVIGYFYDKVASEVDNCCFGSQCFRTSFVIMASVALFGSLVACVLFFRTNKFYKRLVAKRSLK